A genomic segment from Neobacillus sp. YX16 encodes:
- a CDS encoding response regulator, producing MYKVMLVDDDFPVIEMLSELIEWEKLGVTLHSTHENGKSAFEKASEEMPDILITDIGMPQMNGIELTKQLKEINPNLQVVILSCHTEFKFAKQALNLRVQDYLVKDMFDSEEFCQVIKKIVENLERKDSQNFVYINQNTVNIFNLP from the coding sequence ATGTACAAAGTAATGCTAGTCGACGATGATTTTCCAGTAATAGAAATGTTGTCAGAATTAATTGAATGGGAGAAACTGGGAGTGACACTGCATAGTACACACGAAAATGGCAAAAGTGCATTTGAAAAAGCTTCCGAGGAGATGCCGGATATATTAATTACCGATATCGGTATGCCCCAAATGAATGGGATTGAACTGACTAAACAGTTAAAAGAGATAAATCCGAATTTACAGGTAGTTATTTTATCCTGCCATACGGAATTTAAATTTGCCAAACAAGCATTAAATCTAAGGGTGCAGGACTATCTAGTTAAAGACATGTTTGATTCAGAAGAATTTTGCCAAGTAATCAAAAAAATAGTAGAAAACCTGGAGAGAAAAGATAGTCAAAATTTTGTATATATAAATCAAAATACCGTTAATATTTTCAACTTGCCCTAA
- a CDS encoding glycoside hydrolase family 27 protein: MRHHTFAKTPPLGWNSWDCYGAAVREEEVKGNADYLAEQLKPFGWEYVVVDIQWYEPGAVSSVYRPFVPLEMDEYSRLIPAVNRFPSAEGGKGFKSLADYVHNLGLKFGIHIMRGIPRQAVHANTPILGTNAGARDIAHPNSICPWNTDMYGVDASKEGAQEYYNSLFQLYAEWGVDFVKVDDIAASRLYHIHNEEIELIRKAVDHSGRDMVLSLSPGPAPLEYAETLKANANMWRMTDDFWDQWSLLYGMFERCEKWVEHSAPGHWPDCDMLPLGHIGIRSVDGGGSDRWTRFTRDEQVTMMTLWSIFRSPLMFGGELRDNDEWTLSLLTNKEVLELNQNSHSKRLVYRQDDRIVWTAKDRQNHTYAALFNASDEPALVQVTLEQLGLSSSVCMRDVWKQEELGHAQDLISQTLPSHGSMLLKLY; this comes from the coding sequence ATGAGACATCATACATTCGCAAAAACACCTCCATTAGGCTGGAATAGCTGGGATTGTTACGGTGCAGCCGTTAGGGAAGAGGAAGTAAAAGGAAACGCTGACTACTTGGCTGAACAATTAAAACCGTTTGGCTGGGAGTATGTAGTGGTAGATATTCAATGGTATGAACCAGGTGCAGTCTCTTCGGTATACCGCCCATTTGTACCATTGGAAATGGATGAGTATTCTAGGTTAATTCCTGCCGTAAACCGGTTTCCTTCTGCAGAAGGAGGTAAAGGGTTCAAATCCTTAGCTGATTATGTACATAACCTGGGATTAAAATTTGGTATTCACATCATGAGAGGAATTCCGAGGCAGGCAGTTCATGCGAATACACCAATTTTAGGAACAAATGCTGGGGCAAGAGATATAGCCCATCCAAATTCAATTTGTCCATGGAATACGGATATGTATGGGGTCGATGCATCAAAAGAAGGGGCGCAGGAATATTATAATTCCCTTTTCCAATTATACGCAGAATGGGGAGTAGATTTTGTTAAAGTGGATGATATTGCCGCCTCGAGACTTTATCACATTCATAATGAAGAAATCGAACTGATTCGAAAAGCAGTTGATCACAGCGGGAGAGATATGGTCCTAAGCCTATCGCCAGGACCAGCACCACTTGAATATGCAGAGACCCTAAAGGCGAATGCCAACATGTGGAGAATGACGGATGATTTTTGGGATCAGTGGAGCCTGCTCTATGGAATGTTTGAAAGATGTGAAAAATGGGTTGAGCATTCTGCTCCGGGCCATTGGCCAGACTGTGACATGCTGCCTCTAGGTCATATCGGCATCCGTTCTGTTGATGGAGGCGGCAGTGACCGCTGGACGCGATTCACCAGAGATGAACAAGTAACAATGATGACTCTTTGGTCTATTTTCCGCTCGCCGCTGATGTTTGGCGGAGAACTTCGGGACAATGATGAATGGACCCTTTCATTACTTACCAATAAAGAAGTATTGGAATTAAATCAAAACAGCCATAGCAAGCGTCTTGTTTACCGTCAAGATGATAGGATTGTCTGGACCGCTAAAGATAGACAGAATCATACCTATGCGGCCCTTTTTAATGCAAGTGATGAACCTGCATTGGTACAAGTAACGTTGGAGCAGTTAGGCCTCTCATCCTCAGTATGTATGAGAGATGTCTGGAAACAGGAAGAGCTGGGTCATGCCCAAGATTTGATTAGCCAAACACTGCCGTCACATGGATCAATGCTACTTAAGCTTTATTGA
- a CDS encoding AraC family transcriptional regulator — translation MLQLFAPPLPTLLAAGQNTFEIGQSHINRNKIGVFDLLVVTEGRLHMGEDEQQFQVSSGDTLILYPDRHHFSISPCDQITHFFWFHFTASKGWQDLTTSKPFQYDEKATGERRNAFVENPFGITLPQYCKLSNWETIEHLCSKIISSEDESIYTGEWQRQILFQQLLQELSTHMKLANSMPAFAVAEKAAVYLRKNYAQRVTYEDLGHALRFHPNHIARCMIQAFGCTPIEYINKIRIDQAKILLLSTDWSTDRISEVCGFTQSAYFSRVFKKLEKLSPSQFRKQYVGNIL, via the coding sequence ATGCTTCAATTATTTGCCCCTCCCCTGCCGACTTTGCTTGCTGCTGGTCAAAATACATTTGAAATTGGGCAATCACATATAAATCGTAACAAGATTGGTGTTTTTGATTTGTTAGTTGTCACAGAAGGACGATTGCACATGGGTGAAGATGAGCAACAATTCCAGGTTAGCAGCGGGGATACACTAATCCTCTACCCCGACCGGCACCATTTTTCTATCTCACCCTGTGACCAAATTACTCACTTTTTTTGGTTTCATTTCACTGCTTCCAAAGGCTGGCAGGACCTAACGACATCTAAACCCTTCCAATATGATGAAAAAGCAACTGGAGAGCGGAGAAACGCTTTTGTTGAAAATCCTTTCGGAATTACACTGCCTCAGTATTGTAAATTATCAAATTGGGAAACAATCGAACATCTATGCTCGAAAATTATTTCTTCTGAAGATGAGTCAATCTACACTGGCGAATGGCAGCGTCAAATTCTCTTTCAACAATTACTTCAGGAGCTTTCAACACATATGAAGTTAGCAAACTCTATGCCTGCATTTGCAGTCGCAGAAAAAGCTGCTGTCTATTTGAGGAAAAATTATGCCCAAAGGGTCACTTACGAAGATCTTGGCCATGCCCTCAGGTTCCATCCTAATCATATTGCAAGATGTATGATCCAGGCTTTTGGCTGTACGCCGATTGAATATATTAATAAAATTCGTATAGACCAAGCTAAGATTCTGCTGCTTTCAACAGATTGGAGTACGGATAGAATTTCAGAAGTTTGCGGATTCACCCAGTCTGCATATTTTAGCAGGGTCTTTAAAAAACTAGAAAAACTATCACCCAGTCAATTTCGAAAACAATATGTTGGGAACATTCTGTAA
- a CDS encoding alpha-N-arabinofuranosidase, which yields MENKVIINSDIPKGKINKNIYGHFAEHLGRCIYEGIWVGENSSIPNTKGIRNDVLAALKNINVPVLRWPGGCFADEYHWKDGVGPSESRKRMVNTHWGGVVENNHFGTHEFMLLCELLACEPYICGNVGSGTVQEMSEWVEYMTFEGESPMANWRRENGQDEPWELTYFGVGNENWGCGGNMRPEYYADLYRQYQTYVRNYGNNKVYKIAGGANSDDYNWTEVLMKNAHWLMNGLSLHYYTVPGESWSNKGSAVDFPEAEWFQTMKKALHMDELVTKHSTIMDKYDPQKRVGLIIDEWGTWFNVEPGTNPGFLYQQNTIRDALVAGLHFNIFHHHCERVQMTNIAQTVNVLQAMILTEGEKMILTPTYHVFDMYKVHQDAELLAVESSFGTYEYNGEAVPQVSVSASKNAEGKVHISLCNIDPTNKAVLDIDLRGINAADTKVSGTILTADTMNAHNTFEQPDVVKPTEFTSVTVEKNKLTINLPAMSVVTIVLE from the coding sequence ATGGAAAATAAAGTAATAATCAACTCCGATATCCCAAAAGGAAAGATAAATAAAAATATTTATGGACATTTTGCTGAGCACCTTGGGAGATGTATCTATGAGGGGATTTGGGTGGGGGAGAATTCTTCCATTCCAAATACAAAAGGAATTCGTAACGATGTGTTAGCGGCATTGAAGAATATTAATGTCCCTGTGCTTCGATGGCCGGGCGGCTGCTTTGCGGATGAATACCATTGGAAGGATGGCGTCGGCCCAAGTGAAAGTAGGAAACGTATGGTTAACACTCATTGGGGCGGTGTAGTTGAAAATAATCATTTTGGCACACATGAATTTATGCTTTTATGTGAGCTGTTAGCATGTGAGCCTTATATATGTGGAAACGTCGGAAGTGGAACTGTCCAAGAAATGTCAGAGTGGGTTGAATACATGACTTTTGAAGGAGAGTCTCCAATGGCTAACTGGCGCCGGGAGAATGGTCAAGACGAGCCTTGGGAATTAACCTATTTTGGTGTCGGGAATGAAAACTGGGGCTGCGGCGGAAACATGCGTCCTGAATATTATGCAGACCTATACCGCCAGTATCAAACCTATGTAAGAAACTATGGGAATAACAAAGTTTATAAAATTGCCGGCGGCGCCAATTCTGATGATTATAATTGGACAGAAGTACTAATGAAGAATGCCCACTGGTTAATGAATGGATTAAGTCTTCATTATTACACGGTTCCAGGCGAGTCTTGGTCCAATAAAGGATCAGCTGTCGATTTCCCTGAAGCCGAGTGGTTTCAAACCATGAAAAAGGCCCTTCATATGGATGAATTAGTAACGAAACATAGCACCATTATGGACAAATATGATCCACAAAAACGCGTTGGATTGATTATCGATGAGTGGGGGACATGGTTTAACGTTGAGCCGGGAACAAATCCAGGATTCCTATATCAACAAAACACCATCCGCGATGCATTGGTTGCAGGTTTACACTTTAACATCTTCCACCACCACTGTGAGCGTGTACAAATGACGAATATTGCTCAAACGGTCAATGTGCTGCAAGCCATGATTTTAACAGAGGGTGAAAAAATGATTCTTACACCAACTTATCATGTGTTTGACATGTACAAGGTCCATCAGGATGCTGAGCTATTAGCGGTTGAATCTTCATTTGGCACTTATGAGTACAACGGAGAGGCTGTACCACAAGTAAGTGTATCGGCATCTAAGAATGCCGAAGGAAAAGTTCATATCAGTCTTTGTAATATTGATCCTACTAACAAAGCGGTATTAGATATTGACCTTCGTGGGATTAATGCTGCAGATACAAAAGTTTCAGGAACTATCCTCACCGCTGATACGATGAATGCTCATAATACATTTGAGCAGCCTGATGTCGTAAAACCAACAGAATTTACTAGTGTAACAGTTGAAAAGAACAAATTGACTATTAATCTTCCAGCCATGTCTGTTGTTACAATCGTTTTAGAGTAG
- a CDS encoding ABC transporter ATP-binding protein: protein MARNKFDVDEELESPFSFIQLKRLMVYLKPYKKKILFTVFIMLFASGANLIGPYLISKAIDEEIPGKDLGGLMVLAGIYLIAIIITGICMKYKIRMMSQIGQSVIVQIRKDLFTHLQKLSFTFYDSRPHGKILVRVVNYVNSLSDLLSNGLINLITDLFSLLVILGFMLAIDVKLTLLAMIGFPILAAVILLIKNAQRKAWQVLSNKQSNLNAYIHESINGIKVTQAFTREEENKRIFSEVSDSYRSSWMRAVRIQFLLWPSIENISVLTTSLIYVVGISLIGDGVTVGALVAFVGYIGMFWAPIANIGNFYNAIINATAYLERIFEMIDEKPTVKDLPIASELPLIKGKVEFKDVTFGYEEGEKILKNINLSVNPGETIALVGATGSGKTTIVSLLSRFYDVSSGTIEIDGVDIHSVTIASLRKQMGVMLQDPFIFSGTIMDNIRYGRLDATDEEVMEAAKAVQAHPFISGLSEGYKTEVNERGTRLSTGQRQLISFARALLADPKILILDEATSSIDTETELALQKGLETLLAGRTSFIIAHRLSTIQNADRILVIDKGKIIEEGSHKELIGQKSYYWKLHQSQYQSLEVG, encoded by the coding sequence ATGGCTCGCAATAAATTTGATGTGGATGAAGAGTTGGAATCTCCATTTAGTTTTATACAGCTTAAGCGGTTGATGGTTTATTTAAAGCCTTACAAAAAAAAGATCCTATTTACTGTTTTTATCATGTTGTTTGCCAGCGGGGCAAACTTAATTGGACCGTATTTAATTAGTAAAGCCATTGACGAGGAAATTCCGGGCAAGGATTTAGGTGGATTAATGGTTCTTGCAGGTATTTACTTAATTGCCATAATCATCACTGGGATATGTATGAAATATAAAATTAGAATGATGTCCCAGATTGGGCAAAGTGTCATTGTCCAGATTAGGAAAGACCTGTTCACTCATTTACAAAAGTTATCATTTACCTTCTATGACAGCCGACCGCATGGGAAGATTTTGGTGAGGGTGGTAAACTACGTAAACTCCTTAAGTGATTTATTATCGAATGGATTAATTAATTTGATTACTGACCTTTTCAGTCTTCTCGTGATTCTAGGTTTTATGTTAGCGATTGATGTTAAGTTAACTCTTTTGGCGATGATTGGGTTTCCAATCCTTGCAGCCGTTATCCTGCTAATTAAAAATGCCCAGCGGAAAGCATGGCAGGTGTTAAGTAACAAACAATCCAACTTGAATGCTTATATTCATGAAAGTATTAATGGCATTAAAGTGACACAAGCTTTTACAAGGGAAGAAGAAAACAAACGAATTTTCAGTGAAGTATCTGATAGTTATAGAAGCTCGTGGATGAGGGCAGTGAGAATCCAGTTCCTGCTATGGCCATCAATTGAAAACATTTCAGTACTTACGACCTCACTCATTTATGTTGTCGGCATCTCTCTTATTGGTGATGGAGTAACAGTTGGAGCATTGGTTGCTTTTGTTGGGTACATAGGAATGTTTTGGGCACCAATAGCGAATATCGGGAATTTTTATAATGCTATTATTAATGCCACGGCATATTTAGAAAGAATATTTGAAATGATTGATGAAAAACCGACAGTTAAAGATCTTCCGATTGCGTCTGAGCTACCTTTAATAAAGGGGAAAGTGGAGTTCAAAGATGTTACGTTTGGATATGAAGAAGGAGAGAAAATCCTTAAAAACATTAATCTAAGTGTGAATCCTGGTGAAACGATTGCTCTAGTTGGAGCTACAGGTTCAGGAAAGACAACGATAGTCAGTTTACTTAGTCGTTTTTATGATGTAAGCAGCGGCACGATTGAAATAGACGGAGTTGATATTCATTCTGTAACCATTGCCTCTCTTAGAAAGCAGATGGGTGTCATGCTTCAGGATCCTTTTATTTTCTCTGGTACGATTATGGATAATATCCGTTATGGACGACTTGATGCTACAGATGAAGAAGTGATGGAAGCAGCGAAAGCTGTCCAGGCTCATCCATTTATTAGTGGATTGTCTGAGGGGTATAAAACAGAGGTAAATGAGAGAGGCACAAGACTTTCTACTGGACAGAGACAGCTGATTTCATTTGCACGAGCGCTTTTGGCTGATCCGAAGATATTAATTCTTGATGAGGCAACATCATCCATAGATACAGAAACAGAGCTTGCCTTACAAAAAGGACTAGAAACACTGTTAGCAGGGAGAACATCCTTTATTATTGCACATCGTCTTTCCACCATACAAAATGCAGACCGTATCCTTGTTATTGATAAAGGCAAAATCATAGAGGAAGGTTCTCATAAAGAATTAATAGGACAAAAAAGTTACTATTGGAAGCTGCATCAATCACAGTATCAATCCTTAGAAGTGGGATAA
- a CDS encoding ABC transporter ATP-binding protein: MQSMRWVWGYIRNFRIRLFCGLFLALVVSVLNMLNPYFAGKIVDKVIYGQENERLWIFLGSMIGITVIKTVVRYNYQLMFERVSQSVIFTIREKLYDTLNQLDFRFFDQTKTGDIMARMTGDLEAVRHFTAWTIYMIFENITILLFAIGFMFYIHPPLALAMLAVTPIIGFFAMRLSFTVKPTFSAIRGQFARLNSVVQENISGNRVVKAFAKEGYEIEKFSKENEAFKEKNLASSKVWEKYLPILDSLAGVLTVVMIVVGGYMVINQSLTMGELVTFNSLIWALNNPMRMAGWLLNDVQRFVASAEKVEELLNTEPEIKNETKRYNVKQFKGIVEFDQVSFSYGDEQVLNDISFKIRQGQTVGIIGPTGAGKSTLVNLLSRFYDASKGEVRLDGLNVRDWDIHKLRNSMATVMQDIFLFSDTIEGNIAYGNPNASVHAVQAAAKMAEADDFISKLPEGYDTIIGERGVGLSGGQRQRIALARAILKDPSILILDDTTSALDMETEMRIQRTLKSFLKEKTCFIIAHRISSVKDADLILVMENGTIIERGNHKELLAKKGSYFKVFKNQVGNFDGVHDLEEVNYLNGSQ, translated from the coding sequence ATGCAAAGCATGCGCTGGGTTTGGGGGTATATAAGGAATTTTCGAATAAGGTTATTTTGCGGCCTTTTTCTAGCATTAGTGGTTTCTGTGTTAAACATGCTTAACCCCTATTTTGCTGGGAAAATCGTTGATAAGGTTATTTATGGCCAAGAGAATGAACGTTTATGGATTTTTTTAGGTTCAATGATTGGCATAACCGTCATTAAGACAGTCGTTCGCTATAATTATCAGTTAATGTTCGAACGAGTTTCCCAAAGTGTCATCTTCACCATACGGGAAAAATTATATGACACACTGAACCAATTAGATTTCAGGTTTTTCGATCAGACAAAAACAGGAGATATCATGGCACGAATGACAGGGGATTTAGAAGCTGTCAGGCATTTTACTGCGTGGACAATTTACATGATATTTGAGAATATTACGATCCTGCTATTTGCCATTGGGTTTATGTTCTATATTCACCCGCCGTTAGCTTTAGCTATGCTTGCGGTTACACCGATTATTGGATTCTTTGCCATGCGTTTATCCTTTACGGTCAAACCAACGTTTTCAGCCATTAGGGGACAGTTTGCGAGGTTAAATTCAGTTGTGCAGGAAAACATTAGCGGAAATCGAGTCGTAAAGGCCTTTGCTAAGGAAGGGTACGAAATTGAAAAGTTTTCAAAAGAAAATGAAGCCTTCAAGGAGAAGAATCTTGCCTCCTCGAAAGTCTGGGAAAAATATTTGCCTATTCTCGATTCACTTGCAGGTGTATTAACAGTGGTAATGATCGTAGTTGGAGGATACATGGTCATTAATCAGTCCCTGACTATGGGTGAGTTGGTCACGTTTAATTCATTAATTTGGGCATTAAATAATCCAATGCGAATGGCTGGGTGGTTACTTAATGATGTCCAAAGGTTTGTTGCCTCGGCTGAAAAAGTGGAAGAATTATTAAATACAGAACCAGAAATAAAGAATGAAACAAAAAGGTACAATGTTAAGCAATTCAAAGGTATTGTGGAATTTGACCAAGTTTCCTTTAGTTATGGGGACGAACAAGTATTGAATGATATAAGCTTCAAGATTAGACAGGGACAAACGGTAGGCATTATCGGTCCTACTGGGGCCGGTAAATCGACATTAGTCAATCTTCTTAGCAGGTTTTATGACGCTTCCAAAGGGGAAGTAAGATTGGATGGACTTAATGTAAGAGATTGGGATATTCATAAATTGAGAAATAGCATGGCTACAGTTATGCAGGATATATTTCTTTTTTCAGATACGATTGAAGGAAATATAGCTTATGGGAATCCAAATGCCTCCGTCCATGCTGTTCAAGCCGCGGCTAAAATGGCAGAAGCAGATGATTTTATTTCAAAGCTGCCAGAGGGGTACGATACTATTATTGGAGAACGGGGAGTAGGTCTTTCCGGAGGACAGCGGCAACGGATTGCATTAGCGCGGGCGATATTAAAAGATCCATCCATCTTAATTTTGGACGATACAACATCCGCGTTGGATATGGAAACTGAGATGCGCATCCAAAGAACCTTAAAATCATTTCTAAAGGAAAAAACCTGTTTTATTATTGCTCATCGTATTTCTTCAGTAAAGGATGCAGATTTAATTCTTGTAATGGAAAATGGCACAATCATTGAAAGAGGGAATCATAAAGAATTGCTTGCGAAAAAAGGGAGTTACTTTAAAGTGTTTAAAAATCAAGTTGGAAATTTTGATGGTGTGCATGACCTTGAGGAGGTGAACTATCTCAATGGCTCGCAATAA
- a CDS encoding response regulator — translation MYKVMLVDDDYPVIELLSEAIEWGNLGVMLQSTHENGAAAFEKALYEMPDILITDIGMPKMNGIELTKMLKELNPQLQIVILSCHSEFEFAKQALRLQVQDYLVKDMFDPEDLCQVIKRIVDNLEKQKKKDVKQVQLQHLLDKNKNSMRERFIKKTINQASVDEKEWLNEAESLGLQLDRIAYTASMAIIHDYNLEKERYLSEDTLTFAIQNIVSDIIKDSKTEAVFFSFGAKEILLCFPNLHKLKKGSFDEKKECIQKIQKALKNYFNINISFMMGKSFSSFTELRNELILLQSAKHQRFYMAPGTINKREVVQPENDDLFSKYDEAASEFRELMVVKDESMITPIVTKWITFIEEKKFHPELVKEWMLKLLLDFKVKLQALQLFRSEYIVEGLHNKIILSNNLSELKVLLIDFFKSLLKRSQAAYSQTKRSEILDAIGYVSRNLEKRISLEEVSSYLFLNQSYFSRLFKKEVGENFVEFVTKMKITRAKELLEQTPDSVGKICERLGYDNQSYFIKLFKTHVGVTPIEFRGGKASAG, via the coding sequence ATGTACAAAGTAATGCTAGTTGACGATGACTATCCAGTAATAGAATTATTGTCTGAGGCAATTGAGTGGGGAAACCTGGGAGTAATGCTTCAAAGTACGCACGAAAATGGTGCAGCTGCCTTCGAAAAAGCTTTGTATGAGATGCCTGATATATTAATTACAGATATCGGCATGCCAAAGATGAACGGGATAGAACTAACGAAAATGCTAAAAGAGCTAAATCCCCAATTGCAGATTGTCATTTTATCGTGTCATTCTGAATTTGAATTCGCAAAACAGGCATTAAGGCTGCAAGTACAGGATTATTTAGTAAAGGACATGTTTGATCCTGAAGACCTGTGCCAGGTAATTAAAAGGATAGTAGATAACCTTGAAAAACAAAAAAAGAAAGACGTTAAGCAGGTTCAATTACAACACTTGTTGGATAAAAATAAGAACAGCATGAGGGAAAGGTTCATCAAGAAAACCATCAATCAAGCATCAGTGGATGAAAAAGAGTGGCTAAATGAGGCTGAATCTTTAGGACTTCAGTTAGATCGAATAGCATACACAGCTTCAATGGCAATAATCCATGATTACAATTTAGAAAAAGAAAGATACCTATCAGAAGATACTTTAACATTTGCCATTCAAAATATCGTCTCAGATATTATAAAAGATTCTAAAACTGAAGCAGTTTTCTTTAGTTTCGGGGCAAAAGAAATTCTACTGTGTTTTCCGAATCTACATAAACTGAAAAAAGGTTCCTTTGATGAAAAAAAAGAATGTATCCAAAAAATTCAAAAGGCATTAAAAAATTATTTTAATATAAATATATCTTTTATGATGGGGAAAAGTTTCTCTAGCTTTACTGAATTGAGAAACGAATTAATTCTTTTACAAAGTGCAAAACATCAGCGGTTTTATATGGCTCCAGGAACAATCAACAAAAGAGAAGTGGTACAGCCTGAAAATGATGACTTGTTTTCGAAATATGATGAAGCAGCTTCAGAATTTAGAGAGTTAATGGTCGTAAAAGATGAAAGTATGATAACCCCAATTGTTACCAAATGGATCACTTTCATTGAAGAAAAGAAGTTTCATCCTGAATTGGTAAAGGAATGGATGTTGAAACTGCTTCTAGATTTTAAGGTTAAATTACAGGCACTGCAATTATTTCGTTCTGAATATATAGTGGAGGGTCTGCATAATAAGATTATTTTGAGTAATAATTTATCTGAATTAAAAGTTCTGCTCATTGATTTCTTTAAATCCCTTTTGAAGCGTTCTCAAGCGGCTTATAGTCAAACAAAGCGAAGTGAAATTTTGGATGCAATTGGTTACGTTTCTAGAAATCTAGAAAAAAGAATCAGTCTGGAAGAGGTATCCAGCTACTTATTTTTAAACCAAAGCTACTTTAGCCGCCTGTTCAAGAAAGAAGTAGGTGAAAACTTTGTTGAATTTGTTACCAAAATGAAGATTACCAGGGCTAAGGAATTGCTTGAACAAACGCCTGACTCTGTAGGGAAAATTTGTGAACGTCTAGGATATGATAACCAAAGCTATTTTATTAAACTATTTAAAACCCATGTAGGGGTAACACCCATTGAGTTTCGAGGCGGGAAAGCATCTGCAGGGTAA